The sequence CAACCCGTTTATCGGTATTCCCCTGACAATCTTCTGGATTATCGCCGTCACCAACGCTTACAACCTCATTGACAACATGGACGGCCTCTCCTCCGGAACCGCCGCGATATCGTCGATTTGCATCTTCCTCCTGTCCGTTATCATGGGATGGACTCACACGGCGATCCTGTCGGCGATAATGACTGGCGCGGCGCTTGGATTTCTCAGATACAATTTCAAGCCGGCCCGAATATTTTTGGGCGACTCCGGGGCGCTCCTTATAGGGTTTTATCTCTCGGTGATAACGATCGTGGGCACCATGGCGCAGATGTCAAATCTCATTATCATCATGGTGGTCCCGGTCCTCGTGATGGCGGTCCCTATCTTCGACACCACCTTCGTTACGATCCTACGGGCTCTTTCGGGGCGCCCGATCTCCCAGGGGGGGAGGGACCACACGTCCCATCGCATGGTCATCCTGGGGCTCTCGGAGAGGAACACCGTACTTCTGATCTACGTCTTCTCTCTGGTCTTTGGAATATTTGCGGTGCTCTATGCGTCCCCAAAGGTGGATTTCCTGCTGATTACGTCGCTCCTTATCATATCCCTCATCTTTCTGATCCTCTTGGGGGTTTTTCTTGCCGGTGTGGATATAAAGGAGCTGAAGAAGCTGAGTGGGGAGGGGAAGTTAATAGAGGGACGACGCCCGTTGATGTCGTTTTTAATGGAAAGGAGGGAGAGATTCGGGGAGATTCTGGCCGACTGCCTGATAATAGTGGTCTCCTATATGCTCGCGTATCTTATAATTCGGGAGGGCTACATAGGGATGGAAGAGGGTATCCTCATTGCCAAGTCACTCCCGATCGTTATTTTTGCCCAGATGGTGTCGTTCTACTTCTTCGGGATTTACCGGGGTCTGTGGATGTACGTGGCCTTTCGGGACATAGTAAAGATTGTTCAGGCGGCCCTCGTGGGGACCCTGGCGTCGATGATAGTCCTTTTCCTATTCACATTCTTTGAGGGATATTCGCTGTCGGTGATGGTCGTTTACTTCCTCCTCTTGGTCTTTTTCACCTCCGCGAGGCTGGCGAGCCTCAGGGGATTCAAGGAGTACTTTACGCATCACAAGGCGAAGAGGGCCGACAAGAGGGTGATTATCTTCGGCGCCGGCGATTCGGGAAACGCCGTTTTGAAGGAGATATTGAATAACGAGGGCCTGAACTTGAGGCCACTCGGATTCATCGACGATGATCTGAAAAAGGTGGGCCTGAAGATAAACGGGGTTGAGGTCTTGGGAACGAGGGGGGAGCTTAAAAAGGTTGTGGCGGAGAGGGAGGTGGACGAGGTGATCATTGCCGTAAGAAACATCTCCGAGGACGCCGTTCTCGATATTCAGAAGATATGTATAGATCTCGGGGTATCGTACAGAAGGGCCGCGGCTATTTTATAAACAGAGGAAAGAGATATATGAGATTTCTGGTTACAGGGGGAGCGGGGTTTATAGGCTCCCATATAGTCGAGGAGCTCGTTAAGAGAGGGGAAGAGGTGCGGGTTCTGGATAACCTCTACAGCGGGAAGGTCGAAAATATAGGGGAGTTTATGGGCGACATCACCTTTATAGAGGGGGATATCAGGGATACCGATATTGTGAGGAAGGCGGTTAGCGGCGTGGATGTGATCCTCCACCAGGCGGCGGTGCCCTCCGTGCCCCGGTCCGTGGCGGAGCCGAAATATACAAACGACGTCAACGTAAACGGCACCCTGGAGCTCCTTATTGCGGCCAGGGATGAAGGGGTAAAGCGGTTCGTCTATGCGTCTTCCTCTTCTGTGTACGGCGACACGCCGACCCTGCCGAAGGTCGAGGATATGACGCCGAACCCCCTTTCCCCGTATGCCGCCCAGAAGCTCATGGGGGAGCATTACGCCCGGGTCTTTTATTACGTTTACGGCCTTCCCACCCTGGGGCTTCGCTACTTCAACATATTCGGGCCGAGACAGGACCCGAAATCGGAATACGCCGCCGTGGTCCCAAAGTTTATAACGAGGCTTGCAAAGGGGGAGCCGCCGATAATTCACGGGGACGGAGAACAGTCGAGGGATTTTACCTTCGTGAAAAACGTTGTCAGGGCGAACCTCCTGGCGGCTGAGGCGGAAGACTGTTCCGGGGAGATTGTAAACATCTCAACGGGAGAGAACCTGACGGTCAAAGAGCTTGCTAAGACTATAGGAAAAATAGTGGGGGTAGACTTAGAGCCGATCCACGATCCACCGAGGGAGGGGGATGTCAAAGACTCCCTCGGCGGTATTGAAAAGGCGAAAAGACTTATCGGCTATGAAGTAGAGGTCGGCTTCAAGGAGGGACTTTCGCGGACGGTGGATTTTTTTATTTAGACCATAGTTTTTTTATATAAATAGCTAAATGGGGGAAT is a genomic window of Candidatus Zymogenus saltonus containing:
- a CDS encoding SDR family oxidoreductase, whose protein sequence is MRFLVTGGAGFIGSHIVEELVKRGEEVRVLDNLYSGKVENIGEFMGDITFIEGDIRDTDIVRKAVSGVDVILHQAAVPSVPRSVAEPKYTNDVNVNGTLELLIAARDEGVKRFVYASSSSVYGDTPTLPKVEDMTPNPLSPYAAQKLMGEHYARVFYYVYGLPTLGLRYFNIFGPRQDPKSEYAAVVPKFITRLAKGEPPIIHGDGEQSRDFTFVKNVVRANLLAAEAEDCSGEIVNISTGENLTVKELAKTIGKIVGVDLEPIHDPPREGDVKDSLGGIEKAKRLIGYEVEVGFKEGLSRTVDFFI